A segment of the Haemorhous mexicanus isolate bHaeMex1 chromosome 3, bHaeMex1.pri, whole genome shotgun sequence genome:
GCTTCATTCCCAGGCACGCGGTGGGGAAACACGGTTCAGTGGCACAAAGGGAGGATGATGGGACAactggaaaggcagagagacAGGCATCCGAACCCAGTTTACCTCCAGCAGCTCACAGAACCACCTACTTATCCTCTATAGGAAATCAGGTAACATCCACATGGAAGCAAGCCATTTTTGGAGCAGAAGCACAGGGCTTTTCTCTAGTTGTGCTTTACATCCTGTAGATTATACTGCTTCCCGCTTTTCCACTGCAGAATGAGGAAGACATAAATCAGAACATCATTATTACCAACACAAAAGATTAACAGTCTTAAAACAAGTTCCTTAAAAATACACAGTGTGTCAATAaactataatttaaaaaataagtcaTTGACAAAAATGGGTAAGAGGGTTAAAATAAActtgaatttgtttttctcctaGCATGGAGGGGTTTGATagaggaatttgggatttaCAGAGTGCTTTGGTCTGGTGAGCCCATGGTGACTTAAATCCCTTcaggtccctgcagccctgagtACTGAACAGGTGAATCATCCTagacacagaaattaaaatttctggTTCATGCTCATGGCAACTGCAGCCTGAATACAATCAGCAGAGCATCCCTTTGGTCCAAGCAATTAATGGCAGTATTTGTTTTCTAAGAAAGAGGACAGGCAAATGCTCCAGCTCCTGTTTCTAAGTGAGGAGATTTGATTACCAGCAATATTTACAGAACAGTTTTTGCAACCTGGGGTACTGTGCTTGGACAGCACACAGAGATACCAAACTAAATGCTTGCTGTGGAAGAGCTCAGAAATGGAATGGTTTTAACGTCAAAAATAAGCCCAAACTGGATTTTCGAATTCCAAGAGTTAAGagagaggaattaaaaaaacccaaacaaacaacagtAATACAAACAAACCTCAAAACTCCAAACAACCAAGAAAATCCAAACCATTAAAGAACccacaacaaagcattttgCACTGGAAACACTAGAGGGAAGCTCACTTAAaagcagctgccagtgctgaaCAGTATTTGTCTCAATGCACTGTATTGAGCAGACTGGAGAATTTCAGTAGCAATTCACCATTTCTCCTGATCAGAATTATCTCTTGACCTATTCCATAGGTAAGAAGCAGGACTGTGTTTAGCTCCTTCATTTTTTTACAACTCCCATTCTGCAAGAAATTCTGTGATAAAATAACTGCACAGCACAAGCTCAAAGCAGTAACCACACCCTCAGCATGGCTGGGAGAGCCTGCCTTTCCCACCTACAGACTTAAAATCATCTCTTGCTGCTTGTGCTTTTTAAGTTTCTTTAGAAATTCCACCTTTAACATCATAACCTGGCAGCTTATCTGCATTTGTGCAGCATCGAAGCTGCTGCCCCAGATCCAAGAATTAATAATTTCAGCTAGTCAAAGATCATTAACTTAGCAACTTTTTGTTCTTGTGCATTCTTTTGAAAACACTCATCAGTAAACAGGTCAGCTTCTGCTCTCAGAAACTTTGTAAGGCAGCAAAAACTCAGAGTGTGCTCCTTTCCAAAGACAGGCTAAAGAAAACAATGAGGAGTTCAGCTCTTCTGAAAATGAGAAAGCTGGAATACTTAAATGAAAATTGCTATTATATGTGAATAATGTACTAGTGTAATAAATTGTTCAGATGGTGCTTGCCTTCCGAATTAATCAGCTTTCCTGAGACTTGAGAAACAACCCCACTGAGTTTACTGagctagagagagagagactggTGTGACACTAACACAATCCTGAGCTAGACAGAATCCCTCCCCAGTGGCTATTTCACAGCAAGAGCTGTAAGCCTAATAACCTGGGAGATGACAAATACCCTCTTAGCTCAGCCTAAAGGAGCCTGTAAGCGTGACCTGGTATCCCCCCTAAcccatgcagcagcagtgggatggaTCTCTAGCAGATGAACATGAAATTCAGAGCAGTCCCTGACCCAAGCTTCCCAACATGAGCACAGCCTGTTAACCAGTCACCACATCTGCTTTTGGCTTTGGTCTGAAAAGAGGATTTAATTCTGTGTATCAGAGGCATCAGAAAGGCAGATTAGGAGAGCACACTAGTGCTCGTGCTCCCCCTGCAATGTGTTTTGTACAAGGGGGGTGGCCCAAGCCAAGTCCTCCAATTTCAATCTGCCCATCCCAAAGTTTAGGAGGTATAGGAATTCTAGTTTGTTCCCTGATGAAGACAGGAAGCTTACCTCAACATTTGGATCCAGGGCCAGACTCAGGGTCACGTCACTGAAATGAAGAGTCTCAGACTGAAGAACACCTTCCCACTCCTTTGCTGATGCTCCAGTACTCCCATCTCTATGGAAATAAGCACCCCTTTTTTGGATAGCAATCATACTGAGACAGCTCCTCCCAACCCTAAGCTGAAGTTACTAATGCACATCTTTACACATGAATTATTTCCTACATCTATGTTTTGACAATACACTTAACTGGAGTATTTTTCATGCACGGGGTGTACAAAGTGAGTCAATGGAGTGTTTGTCCTTAAACCACTATCATACACGTATTTTGCCAAAGGAAAAAGGGCTCTAAACCCTTCAGTACAGACAGTATCTGGCTTCCAGACAGTGGCACGATGTAGTCTTCTGCCTTTATGGTGTTGTTCATACAGTGTATGCCAAAGGCTACTTCAAACCTTCGAGGTATGCAGGTGGCTGTCCCTTTTCAGGGCATGGTGAAAGTCTCTTTAATGACCATGGTCCTTTAAAGCTTCACCTTGATTCCACTTGACACTTCCAAGTTCCTGATGAAGGGCATCCCTACTTGTGTAGGAcagaaggaattttaaagggCTTTACTTGGTTCTGGTGGTTAAGCATAGgtgaacaaaaacaaaccaaagaaaaccccaGCCAAACAATGCCCACCCCCTGAATGCCTCGTAGCATCTACACCCatcctctgcttcctctcccctccccttcaAGTGATGCAGTGTGACCAGGGTTCCTccattgccctgccagcacccccACAACACTGTGCATTCAAGGACTTTCGAAGACTGATTGCAGCTGGACCGAGACTTGAGAACGTGCCACCGCGTCACCATTCAGCGCTGTcgtatttctttattttggtttggatAGAGGATGCTCTTCCCAAACCCACTAcaagccctgccagcagcaggagaccTCCAGGTCTTCCACAGCAATGACAAGTTTGGCACGGAAAAGCCCAGACATGAAACACTCATGGCAGTGAGCCGCGGCTTGACACAGAAGCAGAGGACGCACAACTGGGAAAAGCTCACAGGAAGGGCATGACGACAACCATGCGGATGAGTTGATGCAACAGCAGCTGGGCCTTGCAGTTAACAACAGTTCCCTGCATCCTCCCTCCCCCTCGTTCCTTTGACTCTGCTGGGGCCCCGGTGGTTTGAAGCCTCTCGGGTTAGTAGAAATTACAGCGTCAAGGGTGGCACTTTTGGAGCAAGTTTGCACAAAACAGGAGGTGATGCTGTCCGATGCCTTGCTCGCGTTGTGTTGGGTAACAGGACATCTCATCGAGGCTCAGGGGCCACGGGGGGGGAAAGTCAAGAGAGGGTTGAGGGCTCTCAGGGCCCCTGCTGGGTTATGTGGCTCTTGTTTCTAAGGACAGGGTCCTCGTAACTGCTAGCGCAAGGTGGTGTGGAGCTTTCCAAGGGTAAGCCCTGCTGCTGGTATCCGTAGTTGACGTTCCCACAGGGGAAGTGGCGGAGCCTAAAGAGAGGCACTTCTTTAACGCTTGCGGTTAGGGAAGATGGCTCTAAGAGCAGGGAGGAGCCTGGCAGCCTGCCAGTTACAATGTTGGGCCCCACAGTACAGTTTCCTTCCTGTCCCAAATTCTCCCTCTCGGgcctctccttctccagcagagAACTGTTTTTGCTGGCCTGTTTCTCCGCAAACCAGGAGCCGTAGGTTGGATTCCAGAGGTTGGTGGGCTTGTTTCTGGAGCCTCGGCTTTTGTGAAGCTCGGAAGGGGGATTGGACTGGGCATAGGCCATGTTTATGTGTCCCCCTCCCGTGGCTGACTGCACCTTCCCTGGTGCTGGCTGTTCCAAGGCTCCCACTTTCCCTAGAGATTTTCCCGCAGTGACGGCTGACGCCAGGGGTGGTGGAGATGGCAGGGTTTGCTTCTCATCCTTTCTGTCTTGGTGTGTTGAGACCAAAAGAGGAGGAAGTCCTTCTGCATCGTCGGGGCGCATtgccaccttctcctcctcctcggccGACGGGCCGTATTCTACCGGCAAGGCGGTGTTGATGACATCGGGATCCTGCCCAAGGGAACAATGGGAATTCCTCAAAGCCTGCAGCCATCACACATCTAGGAGCTGTCATGCTATGATCTCAACACATCCCACCACCCAGAGCCCACATTCCATGAGGAGAGGATGTAGACAAAATGCAGTTAGGTGTGAGATGCAACAGGATATCCTTAAAATCCAACTCTTTAAAAGAAAGTAACCCTTAAACTCACCATAGAACAGCAGAGGCACAAAACcaatgaaaagcattttttatgtCCAGCAAAATTTCCTGTGGGAATGCTTTTTGGAATCTTTTATCATCTCAGAGTTCATAACACTCTCAGATAATATTGAGAAAGTTGGAACCATGGAAGTATTGCCTCCACACGAGAAGGGAGGAATGGGAATGCAGAGTGAAGACAATACTGGCAGACCCCTTGAAGCCCAAATCTACAGGGGCTGTGATTCTGAGCTATTTAAGCAGTTTTGAAAAttaaactgagagaaaatgcagTGATCTTGGCAACCTTTACTTATTGCTATATGCCATGGTAAGCTACAGATAGCACAAAAAATGCCTCCCAATCCCAGGATCCAAACGCACATAAAAAACAGATCAAGCTTCCCAAACATCAAGGGAAAGCAAACTGACTGAAGCGAACAACAGTGAGATCATACAAGGCGTCTGTGCTGATGCAGGCAGGAGAACATTTTCCAAACCACTATTCCTTACAAGTTAAACTGGtggtaaaaaaaataagtaaataagaTTTTCGGCTGGAAAGCCAGCCGCATCTTTTCCCTGTTGCCTAGCCTAAGAATCCCCACTCCTTTAGCCTGGCCATCTCTCCACACGCCTACTCCAGTGCTGTTAGACTCAAAAAAATTGCCAACAGCTGCTGAAACCATCTGCAAAGggtgctctgagctgggacCATTTCTGTTCAGTGCTGACTGTGCCTTAAGGGTAAACACTGGGCTGGAGTGGCTGGGATGAGGCATGTGAAAGCAGCGCAGGTGCAGCCCTGTCTTTGCTCTTTTGCTTGTTGGAATCTGCGCCTCTATAAGCAGAAGTGAGGCTACAGGTGTGCTCTCTGTAAAGCTGTGTAAGCCTGTGTCAgcctgtgcctttcagcagtGAAAGACAAGAAGGATCAAACACCTGATGAGGTGAATatcccagccagggctcccaggcTGACATCAGTCTCCCCGGACTGCTGACTGCAGTAGTGCAGTGCTGCCTCCTCATCTCGAGTCCTGGCTTGTCTAGACAGCTGCTCAAGAGGAGCCCTCTCCACCCCTGTCATCCGAGGTGAACAAACACGGATACCTGAGTGCAGTACTCAATCCTCTCCAGGATTATGGCAAAGTTTGGCCGGTCctcaggctggtgctgccaACACTGGGTCATGATGCGGTAGCTGGAAGGGCAGAACAGGAGACATTCGTGAACAGCAGATCCTGTGGGATGTGCCAACTGCTCGTGGCAGCTTGGGAATCATAGACATTCAGTGCATTCTTGCTTCTAATAAATGAGAGttctctgccttccctggagTTGGACTGATGGACTGGTGACCACTGGAATGTGACCACCAGTGGGGTCAAATGCACAATCTTTCAGAGAAATCACTCATCCACCTGAAATCCCCTGGACAGCACACTAAAGGTAGGCTTTCCCTGTCTGTGAACAGTCTGATGCATTGAAGTTTCACAGCTAACCTAAGACAGAGAAATACTGTGTCATCTTTGACCAAAGAAGCAGTTGCCAGGTCTTCTCCAATAGGCCCTAAATTATTCtccaaaacaacagaaaaattaaatattagagAAATCAGTGGCACTAAAGTTTAATAAGGCAGATTAGCCATGATAAGGTCAATCTTAAAGGTCATTAACTTTTGAGTGGAGAAAAAGCATTTGACACAGAAACTTAGTTGCATGAATATATCAAAGTTACAGTCTCATACACAGGGCCAGGGCAGTTTTTAGGTGGATCCATCCTTCCTCCATTGGTGACAAACTCCAGAACCTCCTGGTTGCTTTTGCTGGGGTAGGGCATGTATCCCAAAGAGAATATCTCCCACAGCAATACGCCAAAGGACCTGAGtgcagaagcaaaggaaaacaaagtgagGGATACTGGAATGACCATCACCAGAGGACAGTGCCCTTAGGGTTCAGTACCATCAGCATTGCTCTTGGCAACCTTTGATCAGGCAGCTGGTGGAAATCCTGCTGTAGGATTCAGACATAAATAAGCTGCACAGTTGTAACATTAAAACCTTTAATATAAAATACCAGTAGGTGACTGCGAGGTGAGTGAAGCCCACGATGTAGGCAGGTAAATGTGGTCGCTTTGCTCTTGtactcagcactgctcagctggAGGTAACTAAAGTGCAAGTCAGGTTATCCTTTTCTGAGACACTGACCACTGCTGGACAGAGAAGTCTGGGCAAACCTTTCCTCTGGAATAGCTATCCTGCATGAAATATCCTGCCAGTGAATCCCCACTGGTGCTCTGAGGCCCACAGGCCCCCCCTGTCACCCAGAGAACAATGAAAACCCTCCCTagcaaacacagccctggcctgggtgctgtggctgtggctgggacaGTGTCCCTCCAAAGCATTCCCCTGGTCAGTGGCTCGGGAACCACAACCTCAGTGGTTAAAGTGGTAGAGAGATGTGCAGCAATGGGAAACTCCTCTGCTTGGTGCTGagacaggcagagctcagctgtaCCAGGGTGTGGACCTCACCCCTCTGGGGTGAGGGcttgctcaggagctgtgtcctggccaccagccccttcccctccaCACACTCCCTTAGCTCTTGCCTCCTGCTCACCCGATTTTCCTCTCCACCTCTGGCCACTCAGGAGCTCCAAGTGCTGCTGTAGGCCAGGAGAAAGGCAAAACCCACAGTGTAGGACACCCTTCTCCCTGACTGGCAGGATGGATCGTGCCTGCAGCCTCCCATGCTGCTTTCCTCAGTGTGGGACTGATGctttcctgctggagcagcacctgcatctgctctcccttccctgcagctcccatctctgcacAGGTCTGACCTTTCTGCTCCCTTGTGTCTTCAAACACTGCTGGCTCTGAAAGACCCAGCTTGTCTTTTTAGTATGTGAGAAACGAACAAGAATGTgtgtttttcacaaaatattcaCAGTTGACAAAAGGGGTTCCAAGGCGGACAGAGCGGAGGAAAGGAAGCGCACCATGTGTCTGTTTTTGATGTAAAGATCCCTTCCATGAAAGCCTCAGGAGGCATCCATTTGACAGGCAACATTGCACACCCACCCTTACGATAGTAGCTGGCTCTGCAAagaacaaacagaacaaaagagTCAGCCAAGGATTCAGAAAATGCCCTCAATATGGGACTTTTGTAAttacaaatattcaaatgaTGAGCCAGAGGAGAGACTAATTTAGGTGGAACAATCTGAGTACTGGAATTACCTGTTTCTTCTCATAAAACTAGTGCAAAAGAGAAGACCATGGAAGTGCTGTTTGATCTACATCACTTCAGGCCTGATCTGGTAAAGCAGTTATCCTCATCCTCCTTGGGAATTACTAACACAGtaactgctgctggcagagattCTTCCTTGCCCTTTTCAACCACAGCAGGATCTGCCCACCTCATCTCACACATGGTGATCCTGGGCATACCCAGCAAGAATAAACCAAACCTATCCCATATATACCCAGCCTAAAGCCCTGTGAGTAAAATCCAAACCCCTTTGCAGGAACAAGGAACTTCTAGAGGAGGATGCCAGGTCATTTGAGCTGGGACACTGACATAAAAACGTTCCTGAGACAGGAGTCACAACAGTCCTTTGGAGttgctgtcatttaaaacaaaacctgcaAGCCCCAAATCCCATGCTGGCAGGTGCAGGAGGCTGCCCATGCAAGCTGTTATCACTGatcacacagcacagcctgagcttCCAAAGGGTGTTCCTGGACAAAGAAACACAGGCAGGCTTCAAAAGCACCTTTGAAAGCTCAGCACCAAAGTGTTCATTCTTGGCAATCAGTTCTGATTGTGTGAGGGTGACAGATGCTACTttgtcccagcagagccccatcTGACAGTGGGGCTGCATGGGGGCTCTttgtggaggggaaaaaaacccaagcagctctgaaacagcTCTGAAACACTTGGGTTTCTGAAGGCAGCACTCTGTTTGCAGCACCTCAGGCTGTGATACTGTCAGAGCTCAAGCTGAGCAGAGCCAAACCTGGCTTAGTAATTGCACAGGAGAATTcccaagcaggaaaaaaaagaaggcaaggCACTGGAATAAactgtgcaggtgactgagCACGAGGCATTCCTTCTTCTGAGTCAGGGCAAATCAattcctcagcacagcaggataTGGAGCTGCACTTCTAGAGCTGCCCCGTGGAAGATGAGACATCAAACTGCAGCCCTGACTGCTCATGGTCATTAAAGATTTTCTGGCACTTTTGCAAGAGCAAAGGTAGTTAACCCTGTGCCTTGGCTGAATTCCAGTTTGGGTGATTACATTTTCCTGACCTTCTACACCTTCCTCCTTTAGCTGCAGTAAATTGAGAAAATTTACTGATAACACCAAACCAAAGGTGCAGGGGTAGCATCAAGGAGAGAGATTAAACTCAGAATGATTTGGGATGACAAAACAAAGGGGCACATCAGTGTCAATCAGCACGGAGAACgtaaaaaaaggaaactgaggACAGAGTCtaagagggaagaaaaacctTCCATGACCATTAGACTTCACTGCCCAGGAGAAAACTGTCCAGGACAGTTTAAAGCAAACTGGGATTCACCAGGCTGGCATCTCTCCACTCCTGCCTCACCAGGGTTACACAAGAGGCTGCCCAAACACTGCTCCTCCCCCATTCCGGTGACCTCCCACTTGCAGGTACCCTGGGCTTGGCTCTGCTACCTGTAAATATCCCGGGCCATTCCAAAGTCTCCAATCTTAGCCACTCTCCCAGGCCCTCGACAGGTAAGGAGGCAGTTCCTGGCAGCAATATCCctaaaaggaaagggaagaaaagaaacagaaagagaagaacCACTTAATCACTGGACAGTTTTTGaagtcaaaaagaaaacaaaatatagtACCTActttcctgagctgcagagaaCCTAAACAGCCAGAAAAGTCAGTGTTTATGGATAACTGCAATGTCCCCAGTTCCAATCTATTCCCACAGCAGGAACAGTTTTGTTCTTtaacattttctctttaaacTTCACATAACATCTTCCATTTGAAAGGGTGGGCCTCCTGTGAGCCTCCCTTCACCCCAGGAGTTATTTTTATGTCTCTAAGGAGTGCAAGAAGAGGAGGTGATTTCAGAATGCACACCATCAAGCTGTCTGGACAATGATCCACTGCTCTGTTCCTACTGTGCTTGTTCAAGTGTTGTCAAAAGGCTGTTGTGCTGCCAGAGACAGGTGTCAGAACACTGCCAGAACAGTGTGCAGGTGTTGCTCTGAATACTGAAGCTGCGGGCCTGAATCTGTGTATGCAGGTAAAGCTCCAAGCTCCACCTCTGCCGGGCTGGAGTAAACCTTGAGGTCTGAGTAACACAATGGCACAACTTGTGGAGACTCTCAGAGCTGCAAACTGCCACCTCTGCTCATTTCTACTACAGGCAGATTCCAGAGGCTTGGCAAACACCCAGTTTTGCAGGAGCAATGGCCACCTGATGTTGCCCTTCTGGCTGTGCTTGTACAGGTGTGCttagagaaggagaagaaaaagcttcCCAAATGAGCAGACAGGCACTAAATACAATTCATGACAGGGAGAGCTTTAAAGACTTCTGTCACAAGATTGGGTCCATTTGCAGAGTAGCCAAATAGGCTGCACAAGTGCAGGCCCTGAGACAGGGCTCAGGAGCTTTGGCAAAACTACAGACCTTTGCCACCCTGATTTATAGCAGATCCTCTCTTGATTGCTGGTTCTGCTTCTGTATACCTTGTTTGAAGGTATCCAGCCAATAGAGTGCAGCAGGACACAAACAGATGGAGCAGGGCATATGAGCCCCTGCTGGCCTGTCTGCaagtcctgcccaggctgggctcaccCACCTGTGAATGAAGTGGTTCTCCTCCAGGTACTGACACCCACAAGCAATGTCACGGGCCACGTGCAGCAAGTCCAGcatggagagggaggagggcTGGTTCTGCCAGAAGACAAGGGACACACATGggttaaaagcagaaatatggTGTGATTTGTCACTGCTGCAGCGCTGGGAGCTCTCCAGCAAGTGACAAAGGGATTAGGAAAATGCTCAAGAGAGAGTTCATACCCATGAACTGTGAAAGGATGTGCAGACACAGCGTTATACAGATCCCAGAGACAGAATCAGAACAGACAGAATCATCTGGATCTGACTTTCCAGCTCCATTGGGATGCCCCTGTAAGAATTTCCCCCAGTTCTCAGGGCAGATTCTTCTGAATTTTCAGCACGAATTTTGAGATCTGTAGCCTGAACTGTTCTTCACTGAGTTTCTCTGTATTACTGCCAGCTCCTCTCTAAAGTCACCTTGAACCACGGGAATGACATTTTGTATAATGGCATGAGTCACATTTGCTCTTTCCCTCCTCCACATCTGTGTAGGTTTTATCATGCCCCTTAGAGCACTGGCACAGTTTTGTGTAGCCAATGGCTATGGAAGACTAAGGCTGCCAACTCCTTGTTCCTGCCCCTCTGATGAAGCCCACAGCCCTTGCCAAGAGGAGCCAGATGCTCCATTGGAAAGGGCACAATTCACACTCAGCCCCTGAAGCCaaaccacagctgctgccctgaggTGGGAATCAGTGATCCCCGTGGTGAGATTCAGTGATTCCTGTGGTGAGATTCAGTGACCCCTGTGGCCAGTCCTGTGGAAGAGGGGAaagtgctgctgcccagcagagTGATGAGAAACAATTGGGTGGCAGTGACTGCTCATGGCACAACAACCATTTCATGGCTAAGTGTTTATCAGCCTTAGTTATTGGACCAAACAAGCTTATCAGGCTCCTTGGCTCTCTCTTAGGACACCAACCAGTCAGCCTAGTCCCAACAGGCACACCTGTCCCCGGGGTTCTCACACCAGTGCACCACTCAGCACAGGTTCTCCAGTGGCAGGGACTGCTGGCTCTCCAGCCCATCTCCAGATGCATGTCATGCTGTGCTGCCCATCCCACCTGATAGAAACCTCTGCAAACTGGGACTGGAAATAAGTccaagctctgcagcagccactaGTTAAACAGTGGTCATTGGCTGGTAAAACTAAAAACCAGaaatcaaccaaacaaaaaaccacaaccaaaaccaaacaacaacaacaacaaaacaaccaaacacaaaacaaacaaacaaacaaaaacaccacaaaaGCCACCAaacaataaaactgaaaaaaccaaaccaaaaaaaaacaacttaatgTCCTCTGaagatgttaggaaaaaaacctggcCTCAGTACTTGACTaatgaaataattgaaaaatgGTGCATCTCTGTGTGAACAAAGCCTGTTTTGTTCAATGCAGGGCCATAAACCAAAATGTGATCTTGTTCCACCTGcctatattttattatttacacAGTATAGTTCATTGCATATATATAcatcactgatttttttaaaacactggaCTGCATCTCCCATTAAATTTTCCTCTTTACAGAGTAACTATTTTCTGCAAACATaaagcagctctttccctgccaTTTTTTGGGGAAGGGGGAATAATCTCTTTTACCTCTGTGAGGTAAAGTGACTCACCAGCTACACAAGATGGCTACAATAGGAAAGAATGCacatcttcttcatcttctttttcccttgcaGGGCATAACCAAGGGAAAATTAATATCTCAATCTACCCATTCCCTGCTCTTTTGAGCAAGGGTCAGAAACCTGAAGTGAAAACTGAGTAAAAAGCCCAATTCTTTACTCTACAATCGATTTCAGACACAGGCTATACTGAAAAGCATTCTATAGGCTGAAGCCACAAGCTGATTTGAACTATAtagcttttttctcttttccctttttttgattttgctttcctttccttccttggaTGAATTCCTTCCACCTTTTATTTGGCTAAATACAATCCTAAAACAGATGTGACTGCCCAGCCAAGGACAATTTAGCCATGTAATTTGTTTGAAAAATGGAGGTTTGGGATTCATTTTGAAAAGGGGCAGCCTTGAGACACACCAAAGGATTCACTTTACAGCCTTTGCTCCCCAGATGAATGGATGATGCCAGCTGCAATGCTCCACTGCTCCGGGTAGTGGGCATGCTGGAACCACTGGTGTGACACCTCCCAGGTGAGGCTGA
Coding sequences within it:
- the ALK gene encoding ALK tyrosine kinase receptor isoform X1, with the translated sequence MDGEDGVSFINPIGTLYTPALKVTEGHGEVEIRLHLNCSHCEMDECHVDLETQKVICFCEPGTELAEDGVSCTAEPVVRLPFSLVLSVVTSALVAALILAFSGIMIVYRRKHQELQAMQMELQSPEYKLSKLRTSTIMTDYNPNYCFAGKTTSISDLKEVPRKNISLIRGLGHGAFGEVYEGQVTGIPSDPTPLQVAVKTLPEVCSEQDELDFLMEALIISKFNHQNIVRCIGVSLQALPRFILLELMAGGDLKSFLRETRPRPNQPSSLSMLDLLHVARDIACGCQYLEENHFIHRDIAARNCLLTCRGPGRVAKIGDFGMARDIYRASYYRKGGCAMLPVKWMPPEAFMEGIFTSKTDTWSFGVLLWEIFSLGYMPYPSKSNQEVLEFVTNGGRMDPPKNCPGPVYRIMTQCWQHQPEDRPNFAIILERIEYCTQDPDVINTALPVEYGPSAEEEEKVAMRPDDAEGLPPLLVSTHQDRKDEKQTLPSPPPLASAVTAGKSLGKVGALEQPAPGKVQSATGGGHINMAYAQSNPPSELHKSRGSRNKPTNLWNPTYGSWFAEKQASKNSSLLEKERPERENLGQEGNCTVGPNIVTGRLPGSSLLLEPSSLTASVKEVPLFRLRHFPCGNVNYGYQQQGLPLESSTPPCASSYEDPVLRNKSHITQQGP